From a single Leptospirillum ferriphilum genomic region:
- a CDS encoding Fur family transcriptional regulator has translation MKSLAATRNKGLARIRETMARAGLRLTASRIAIFRIVTEEGVHPSAEEVYQALSGEMPSLSRDTVYRTLGTFEESGLVRKFPDGEGVFRYDGKMDFHHHFTCSRCRTIFDVGVEETGVVPVPETLRSRGSIESVRLEFRGICLSCQARNGEVKAD, from the coding sequence ATGAAATCTTTGGCGGCTACCCGGAACAAGGGACTGGCCAGGATCAGGGAGACGATGGCCCGGGCCGGTCTTCGTCTGACGGCTTCGAGGATCGCGATCTTCCGGATCGTAACGGAGGAGGGTGTCCACCCGTCTGCGGAAGAAGTCTATCAGGCGCTTTCCGGGGAAATGCCGTCCTTGTCGAGGGATACCGTCTATCGCACGCTCGGAACATTTGAGGAGTCCGGGCTTGTCCGGAAGTTTCCCGACGGAGAGGGTGTTTTTCGTTACGACGGAAAAATGGATTTTCATCATCATTTTACGTGTTCCCGTTGTCGGACGATTTTTGATGTCGGCGTCGAGGAAACGGGGGTTGTTCCTGTTCCCGAAACGCTCCGTTCCCGCGGATCGATCGAGTCTGTCCGGCTTGAGTTCCGGGGGATCTGCCTGTCCTGCCAGGCCCGGAACGGAGAAGTGAAGGCAGATTAA
- a CDS encoding cytochrome-c peroxidase — protein MKRWAPRRWLLFSLTAVFFLVPSRSEAASLVPLPPAPPVPSNNLMTKDKIALGKKLFFDPRLSVNGSISCAFCHVPTAGYADPKPVSLGVGGKRGGRNAPPVLNAAYFPLQFWDGRAGSLEEQALGPLTNPVEMANPNYRSIVMRLRRIREYRIWFMRVYGGPVNIDHVAQAISAFERTLVTPDSPYDRYMMGDKNALTASQKRGLALFRGKARCVICHNGALLSDFGYHNLGVPQTGPLRIDVGRYAVTHDVMDKGKFRTPTLRNVALTAPYMHDGSLRTLKDVVEFYDRGGGKSPFVKDALLVPLHLTPLEKKDLVGFLKSLTGETKTEMSYRASR, from the coding sequence ATGAAAAGATGGGCCCCCCGCAGATGGCTTCTCTTCAGTCTGACAGCAGTGTTTTTCCTTGTTCCCTCGCGTTCGGAAGCGGCGTCTCTGGTTCCTCTTCCTCCGGCACCGCCGGTTCCGTCCAACAATCTGATGACGAAAGACAAGATTGCCCTTGGAAAGAAGCTTTTTTTTGATCCGCGCCTTTCTGTCAACGGATCAATCAGTTGTGCCTTTTGCCACGTCCCGACGGCCGGTTATGCGGATCCGAAGCCTGTCTCCCTGGGGGTCGGCGGCAAAAGAGGCGGTCGAAATGCCCCTCCTGTCCTGAATGCCGCCTACTTTCCTCTTCAGTTTTGGGACGGGCGTGCGGGCAGTCTTGAGGAGCAGGCCCTGGGTCCGTTGACGAATCCCGTGGAAATGGCTAACCCCAACTATCGTTCCATCGTGATGCGTCTCCGTCGGATTCGGGAGTATCGGATCTGGTTTATGCGTGTGTATGGCGGTCCTGTCAATATTGATCATGTGGCACAGGCCATTTCGGCGTTCGAGCGGACCCTGGTCACCCCGGACAGTCCCTATGACCGCTACATGATGGGAGACAAAAACGCCCTCACTGCTTCCCAGAAACGAGGTTTGGCGCTCTTTCGCGGAAAGGCAAGGTGCGTGATATGCCATAATGGGGCTCTGTTGAGTGATTTCGGGTACCATAATCTTGGGGTTCCCCAGACAGGACCCCTTCGTATCGATGTGGGACGATATGCCGTAACCCACGATGTGATGGACAAGGGCAAGTTCCGGACTCCAACCTTGAGGAACGTTGCGCTCACCGCTCCTTATATGCATGATGGATCACTCAGGACTCTGAAGGATGTAGTTGAATTCTATGACCGGGGCGGCGGAAAATCGCCTTTTGTCAAGGACGCCCTCCTTGTTCCCCTGCATCTGACGCCATTGGAGAAAAAAGATCTCGTCGGGTTCCTGAAATCTTTGACAGGGGAGACGAAGACGGAAATGTCCTACCGGGCGTCCAGATAG
- a CDS encoding TatD family hydrolase translates to MTLPFIDSHAHLNLMPPGTPAETVLGKAREAGLVALVNVGTDRERSRESVLLATTFPDIYATVGLHPGDAHLWDGEMEREFLELAGKIRVVAIGETGLDFSYGDPPKDVQEASFAAHLSLAQTVDLPLVIHCREAFDRVFSLLKNHSLPSRPGVFHCFTGGWEEAKMALDLGFLLSFSGIVTFRNAEDLRDVASRVPADRMMVETDCPYLAPVPYRGKTNEPAYLPETLRMLASCRKEDPGSLAETLLDNTRRLFNMDTEHPG, encoded by the coding sequence ATGACGCTTCCCTTTATCGACAGCCACGCTCATCTGAATCTGATGCCTCCCGGCACGCCTGCGGAAACAGTCCTGGGAAAGGCCCGGGAAGCCGGGCTGGTCGCCCTTGTGAATGTCGGGACAGACCGGGAACGCTCCCGGGAGTCCGTCCTGCTCGCAACCACTTTCCCTGACATTTACGCCACCGTGGGTCTCCACCCCGGAGACGCCCATCTGTGGGACGGAGAAATGGAGCGGGAATTTCTGGAACTCGCCGGAAAAATCCGCGTTGTCGCCATCGGGGAGACCGGACTGGATTTTTCCTACGGTGATCCCCCAAAAGACGTCCAGGAAGCGTCGTTCGCCGCCCATCTTTCTCTGGCGCAGACCGTCGACCTCCCGCTCGTCATTCATTGCCGGGAAGCCTTTGACCGGGTTTTTTCCCTTCTGAAGAACCATTCCCTTCCTTCCCGTCCCGGGGTGTTTCACTGCTTCACCGGCGGATGGGAGGAAGCCAAGATGGCTCTGGACCTGGGATTTCTTCTGTCTTTTTCCGGGATTGTCACCTTCAGAAATGCCGAAGATCTGCGGGACGTAGCAAGTCGGGTTCCTGCCGACCGCATGATGGTCGAAACGGATTGCCCCTACCTGGCTCCTGTTCCCTATCGGGGGAAAACAAACGAGCCGGCCTATCTTCCCGAAACCCTCAGAATGCTGGCTTCCTGCCGGAAGGAAGACCCTGGGTCACTTGCCGAAACTCTTCTGGACAATACCCGGCGTCTGTTCAACATGGACACGGAGCATCCGGGTTAA
- the ricT gene encoding regulatory iron-sulfur-containing complex subunit RicT produces MTAQIKGKGPNRTLLAPWDENLVFRQGDRFIGESEIGPVPMSLVESPRIQNPEDPATQPFFRFLRFIDPQDTVKTVTLRAKESNLMNFVQERSRARNLGMNIVEVVGNLLATEFIIYYTAEGRVDFRELVKDIHANFRGRHELRQISPREHSALMDGLGPCGKPLCCSTFLKEFQSVSTRQARDFDPDMNPMKTTGMCGRLKCCLSFEKSAERQEKWVPVDNDPRGIPTGPALSPLATIA; encoded by the coding sequence TTGACGGCGCAAATCAAAGGGAAGGGACCAAACCGGACCCTGCTTGCCCCCTGGGACGAAAACCTCGTCTTCCGCCAGGGAGACAGGTTTATCGGGGAATCCGAAATTGGCCCGGTTCCCATGTCCCTCGTGGAGTCTCCCCGCATCCAGAATCCGGAGGATCCCGCGACACAACCTTTTTTTCGGTTCCTCCGTTTCATCGATCCCCAGGATACGGTGAAGACCGTCACCCTCCGGGCCAAGGAATCAAACCTGATGAACTTCGTTCAGGAGCGTTCCCGTGCAAGGAACCTTGGGATGAACATCGTCGAGGTCGTCGGAAATTTACTGGCGACGGAGTTTATCATTTATTACACGGCCGAAGGGCGAGTGGATTTTCGGGAGCTGGTCAAGGACATCCATGCCAATTTCCGGGGACGTCACGAACTGCGCCAGATCAGTCCACGCGAACATTCGGCCCTGATGGACGGTCTGGGCCCCTGCGGAAAACCTCTCTGCTGCTCAACATTCCTGAAAGAATTCCAGTCTGTCTCAACCCGACAGGCCCGGGACTTCGATCCCGACATGAACCCGATGAAAACCACCGGCATGTGCGGCAGACTCAAATGCTGCCTGTCTTTTGAAAAGTCTGCCGAGCGACAGGAGAAGTGGGTCCCCGTTGATAACGACCCTCGGGGCATCCCGACCGGACCGGCGCTCTCTCCCCTTGCCACCATCGCCTGA
- a CDS encoding NYN domain-containing protein, with the protein MGHIVLIDGYNVIGSEGRFRKDRDILARERENLIRRLSEYRSLLAPDTEIQLIFDGFPSDRDPFRHRGGGVTVLFSEEEGSADAVIVRLSERFGNRAIVVTSDREVILRVRQSGAQAVGAREFMERVGARRTSASHTIRNEKPEDEDEDPRPQTKKGNPRRLSKKERARRRTLLNL; encoded by the coding sequence ATGGGGCACATTGTCCTCATTGACGGATACAATGTCATCGGCTCCGAAGGCCGTTTCCGGAAAGACCGGGATATTCTTGCCCGCGAGCGGGAGAATCTGATCCGGCGCCTCTCGGAGTACCGGAGTCTTCTTGCCCCGGACACCGAGATCCAGCTGATTTTTGACGGCTTCCCGTCCGACCGGGACCCGTTCCGGCACCGGGGAGGGGGAGTGACTGTTCTCTTTTCGGAAGAAGAAGGCTCCGCCGATGCGGTGATCGTTCGCCTTTCCGAACGCTTCGGGAATCGGGCGATCGTTGTGACCAGCGACCGCGAAGTGATCCTGCGTGTCCGCCAGTCTGGAGCTCAGGCCGTGGGAGCCCGGGAATTCATGGAAAGGGTGGGGGCTCGCCGGACATCCGCGTCACACACAATCCGGAACGAGAAACCGGAGGACGAGGATGAGGACCCGAGGCCACAAACGAAAAAAGGCAATCCGCGGCGTCTTTCCAAAAAAGAGCGCGCCCGACGGCGAACACTCCTGAACCTCTAA
- a CDS encoding GNAT family N-acetyltransferase, protein MEVGIVVARTEDFPSILEVQKKAFLPYAARGIETSIWTEETLDELTRDAREKTILVAKDKEGRLAGAVRFAAVEGVVFVRKICVDPEYKRLGVGRALLLAVEKYAPTDAHKISLCTLLLTHENIPFFLRLGYRPETVFPDHYHHIDLLCFGKYPFRKTPSPNLP, encoded by the coding sequence ATGGAAGTCGGGATTGTCGTGGCCCGGACCGAAGACTTTCCTTCCATTCTGGAGGTCCAGAAAAAGGCCTTCCTTCCCTACGCGGCCCGGGGGATCGAAACATCGATCTGGACCGAAGAAACCCTGGACGAACTGACCCGGGACGCCCGGGAAAAAACCATTCTCGTTGCAAAAGACAAAGAGGGTCGGCTTGCGGGAGCCGTCCGCTTCGCCGCAGTCGAAGGGGTGGTGTTTGTCCGGAAAATCTGCGTCGACCCGGAATACAAGCGCCTCGGTGTGGGCCGTGCCCTCCTCCTGGCCGTTGAGAAATACGCCCCAACCGACGCCCACAAAATCTCCCTTTGCACCCTTCTCCTGACCCACGAAAACATTCCGTTTTTTCTCCGGTTGGGCTACCGGCCGGAAACTGTGTTTCCCGACCACTACCACCACATCGATCTTCTGTGTTTCGGCAAATATCCTTTTCGGAAGACCCCTTCTCCGAATCTCCCTTAA
- the metG gene encoding methionine--tRNA ligase, producing MASETGAHMNWLYLTTPIYYVNDIPHIGHAYTTVACDVLARTGRMSGRPVFFLTGTDEHGQKVWQSAQKANLSPQIYVDRIMPRFRDLWKTLLISNDDFVRTTQPRHIRGVQSVLDRLWKNGEIYEGLYEGWYCLYDERFWTEKDVTEGLCPDCRRPVEQVRETNYFFRMSRHQDWLVSWYREHPEAIRPESRYNEIMGFLEKPLEDLCISRPVSRLPWGIPLPFDNRYVTYVWFDALLNYVSVPLSGPDGEAALKRLWPATHVVGKDILTTHAVYWPTLLHAMGLEPPRLIFAHGWWTVNGEKMSKSRGNAVDPIQYAGKYGPDTLRYFLLREGQFGQDADFSDKALIGRINADLANDLGNLLSRVVAMAIRASKDGQFTRPTGHTLSPELAAEAERLLTDVPKFTLNFEFHKALASLWSFVSVLNRHVDSRAPWVLARDPQKQGELETVLSDLLEGLRLVGVYLAPYMPETSAAIFTALSARESITGLSYEKDGLGGSLPETLSLAPISPLFEKRNPDGSVVKDNRTSTKNAPAENPAASSTDSASAKADPENASPSPEHKPTKPPIEIADFQSIELVPGTILAAEPVPKSKKLLKLTVDIGREQRTIVAGIQASYTPEELLGKKVLVLANLKPAKLMGVESQGMILAAQTEGGVSLITFDRPVQPGAEIR from the coding sequence ATGGCCTCCGAAACCGGCGCCCATATGAACTGGCTCTACCTGACCACCCCCATCTACTATGTCAACGATATTCCGCATATCGGGCACGCCTATACAACCGTCGCCTGCGATGTACTCGCCAGGACCGGAAGGATGTCGGGCAGGCCTGTCTTTTTTCTCACCGGAACCGACGAACATGGGCAGAAGGTCTGGCAAAGCGCACAAAAAGCCAATCTGTCTCCCCAGATTTATGTGGACCGCATTATGCCCCGGTTCCGGGATCTCTGGAAAACCCTGCTGATTTCGAACGACGATTTTGTCCGGACGACCCAGCCCCGTCATATCCGGGGTGTCCAGTCCGTTCTGGACCGGCTCTGGAAAAACGGGGAAATTTACGAAGGGCTCTACGAGGGGTGGTATTGTCTGTACGACGAACGCTTCTGGACGGAAAAAGACGTGACCGAAGGCTTGTGCCCGGACTGCCGGCGCCCGGTCGAACAGGTGCGCGAAACAAATTATTTTTTCCGGATGAGCCGCCACCAGGACTGGCTCGTTTCCTGGTACAGGGAACACCCGGAAGCGATCCGCCCGGAAAGCCGCTATAACGAAATCATGGGCTTTCTCGAAAAACCGCTGGAAGATCTGTGTATTTCCCGCCCCGTCTCCCGCCTTCCCTGGGGAATTCCCCTTCCTTTTGACAACCGGTATGTCACCTATGTCTGGTTCGATGCCCTGTTGAACTATGTCAGCGTTCCTCTCTCAGGACCTGATGGCGAAGCGGCGCTCAAGCGCCTGTGGCCAGCCACCCATGTCGTCGGGAAAGACATCCTGACAACGCATGCGGTTTATTGGCCCACCCTCCTTCACGCAATGGGACTCGAACCTCCCAGGCTGATTTTTGCCCACGGATGGTGGACCGTGAACGGGGAAAAGATGTCCAAAAGCCGGGGGAACGCCGTCGATCCGATTCAGTACGCCGGGAAATACGGACCGGACACCCTGCGCTATTTCCTTCTGCGGGAAGGCCAGTTCGGCCAGGACGCCGACTTCTCCGACAAAGCGCTGATCGGACGCATTAACGCCGACCTCGCCAACGACCTCGGGAATCTTCTTTCCCGTGTTGTCGCCATGGCGATTCGTGCTTCGAAAGACGGGCAGTTTACCCGACCAACCGGACACACCCTGTCCCCCGAACTGGCGGCGGAGGCCGAACGTCTTCTCACGGACGTCCCGAAATTCACCCTGAATTTCGAGTTTCACAAGGCGCTGGCGTCTTTGTGGTCCTTCGTTTCCGTCCTGAACCGCCATGTCGACAGCCGGGCCCCCTGGGTCCTGGCCCGCGATCCACAGAAACAGGGGGAGCTTGAAACTGTCCTGTCGGACTTGCTGGAAGGCCTTCGACTGGTCGGCGTCTACCTGGCTCCCTACATGCCGGAGACTTCCGCCGCGATCTTTACGGCTTTGTCCGCCCGGGAATCGATCACGGGGCTTTCCTACGAAAAAGACGGCCTCGGCGGCAGTCTTCCGGAAACGCTGTCCCTTGCTCCGATTTCGCCTTTGTTTGAAAAACGCAATCCCGACGGCAGCGTCGTGAAAGACAATCGCACGTCCACCAAAAATGCCCCGGCCGAAAATCCGGCGGCTTCGTCGACGGACAGTGCTTCCGCCAAGGCCGATCCGGAAAACGCCTCGCCCTCCCCGGAACACAAACCGACAAAACCTCCCATCGAGATTGCCGACTTCCAGTCCATTGAACTTGTTCCGGGGACGATTCTGGCGGCGGAACCCGTCCCGAAATCAAAGAAGCTTCTGAAACTGACGGTCGACATCGGCCGGGAACAACGGACGATCGTCGCCGGCATCCAGGCTTCCTACACACCGGAGGAACTTCTCGGGAAAAAGGTCCTGGTTCTCGCCAACCTGAAACCCGCGAAACTGATGGGGGTCGAATCCCAGGGAATGATTCTGGCGGCCCAGACGGAGGGTGGCGTTTCCCTCATCACCTTCGACAGGCCCGTTCAGCCGGGCGCAGAGATCCGGTAA
- a CDS encoding APC family permease: MKFDQLRKSLVEPKHPDLYLNQSRNSDTRLKRSLGRLDLTLLGVGGVIGVGVFVLTGIAASKDAGPAVTLSFLLGGIIATLAAFIYAEFASHVPVTGSAYAYVSMAFGEFPAFLTGWALILTYAVGSVAVAIGWSGYLKSLFLGLDIPYLPEKLTRNPLDGGTVNLPAGLVLILILSLLMIGTRKSSSFNNLMVGVKIGIILLFLYLGGHHIRPVNWHPFFLHGGWGVLAGAMTIFFSYVGFDAVTTAAEEAHEPARDVPFGIIASLGISTLLYMAVSLVLTGMVPSSALNNPAPVAHALLDVGVGFGKTLVTVGALVGLTSVLLVLLFAQSRILVMMARDGLMPRIMYRVNPRFRTPVFTLAILMVFVSLPAMLFPIGALARLTSAGTLLSFILVALALLRFRKLHPPKPGAFRCPWVPWLPLFSIGLDLLLIGSVPKTTLLLLLGWLGVGILFYVLGKKGLFPAPSLGEDEPET; the protein is encoded by the coding sequence ATGAAATTTGACCAACTTCGAAAAAGTCTGGTCGAACCGAAACATCCCGACCTGTATCTGAACCAGAGCCGAAACAGCGACACGCGTCTCAAAAGATCCCTGGGACGTCTGGACTTGACTCTTTTGGGCGTCGGGGGTGTCATCGGCGTCGGGGTGTTCGTTCTGACGGGGATCGCCGCGTCAAAAGACGCCGGACCGGCCGTGACCCTCTCCTTTCTCCTGGGCGGAATCATCGCCACCCTTGCCGCATTTATCTACGCCGAATTCGCTTCCCACGTCCCGGTGACGGGATCGGCGTATGCTTACGTCTCCATGGCGTTCGGCGAATTTCCGGCTTTCTTGACGGGCTGGGCGTTGATTCTGACCTATGCCGTCGGGTCGGTGGCGGTGGCGATCGGATGGTCAGGATACCTGAAGTCTCTTTTTTTGGGGCTCGACATCCCTTACCTCCCGGAAAAGCTGACACGGAATCCCCTTGACGGGGGAACAGTCAACCTTCCGGCCGGTCTTGTTCTGATCCTGATCCTGAGTCTCCTCATGATCGGAACGCGAAAATCCTCTTCGTTCAACAATCTGATGGTCGGGGTCAAAATCGGGATCATCCTTTTGTTTCTTTACCTGGGAGGACATCACATCCGTCCGGTCAACTGGCATCCCTTCTTTCTGCACGGGGGATGGGGCGTCCTGGCCGGAGCCATGACCATCTTCTTCTCCTACGTCGGCTTCGACGCGGTCACCACAGCCGCCGAAGAAGCACATGAGCCGGCCCGGGACGTTCCGTTCGGCATCATCGCGTCTCTTGGCATTTCGACGTTGCTCTATATGGCCGTCTCCCTGGTTCTGACCGGCATGGTCCCCTCCTCCGCCCTCAACAACCCCGCTCCGGTCGCCCACGCCCTTCTTGACGTCGGGGTCGGGTTTGGAAAGACCCTGGTGACGGTCGGCGCGCTGGTCGGACTGACCAGCGTTCTTCTGGTGCTTCTGTTCGCCCAGAGCCGGATCCTCGTCATGATGGCGCGGGACGGATTGATGCCCCGCATCATGTACCGGGTCAACCCCCGGTTCCGAACACCCGTTTTTACCCTGGCGATCCTGATGGTTTTCGTATCGCTTCCGGCCATGCTCTTTCCGATCGGCGCTCTGGCCCGACTGACCTCTGCCGGCACCCTCCTCTCTTTCATTCTGGTTGCGCTGGCCCTTCTCCGCTTCCGGAAACTCCACCCGCCCAAACCGGGGGCCTTCCGTTGCCCGTGGGTCCCCTGGCTTCCCCTGTTTTCGATCGGACTCGACCTCCTTCTGATCGGATCCGTTCCGAAGACCACTCTCCTTCTCTTGCTCGGATGGCTCGGCGTTGGGATTCTTTTCTATGTCCTTGGAAAGAAGGGACTTTTTCCGGCGCCCTCGCTCGGTGAAGATGAGCCGGAAACTTGA
- the tmk gene encoding dTMP kinase, producing the protein MNNPATGILITFEGIDGSGKSTQARDIHNALSLAGLNVRLSREPGATPLGEEIRNILLSDKVPVGNLAELFLFLADRAEHVQDVLRPSRSNGEVLLVDRFIDATTAYQGYGMGHPLSLIENLHKTILQEIEPFRTFLLDIDPLAASERIRNRGEKKNRIEERGLEFFQKVRNGYLEIAKQNPHRFRVLDATLPREELNRAILNDLEPPLLTHAAGRRTGG; encoded by the coding sequence ATGAATAATCCCGCAACCGGCATTCTGATCACTTTTGAGGGCATTGACGGCTCCGGAAAATCCACCCAGGCCAGGGACATCCACAATGCGTTGTCTCTCGCCGGCCTGAATGTCCGACTTTCCAGAGAACCCGGTGCCACTCCTCTGGGAGAAGAGATCCGGAATATTCTTCTGTCGGACAAGGTTCCGGTCGGGAATCTTGCAGAGCTCTTCCTCTTTCTGGCAGACCGGGCGGAACATGTCCAGGACGTCTTGCGGCCCTCCCGTTCAAACGGAGAAGTCCTTCTGGTTGACCGCTTTATCGATGCGACCACGGCCTATCAGGGATATGGCATGGGTCATCCTCTGTCCCTGATTGAAAATCTGCACAAGACGATCCTTCAGGAAATTGAGCCGTTTCGCACATTTCTCCTGGACATCGATCCCCTGGCCGCCTCGGAGAGGATCCGGAACAGGGGGGAAAAGAAAAACCGGATCGAAGAACGGGGCCTGGAGTTCTTCCAGAAAGTCAGAAACGGTTACCTGGAGATCGCAAAACAAAACCCGCACCGATTTCGCGTCCTGGATGCCACACTCCCCCGGGAAGAATTGAACCGCGCCATTCTTAACGACCTGGAGCCCCCTCTGCTGACGCATGCGGCGGGCCGGAGGACCGGAGGATGA
- a CDS encoding Ig-like domain-containing protein: MHETFKFLFSCRYASVLLSLFALLASGGCNGDNLDFPSQGGPSATLLQGVAFDGPILQGTVSLEQYPPGSGVLASGTTDQNGNFSFTAPMLDSTAVYVLTVSSGKTLDLATGNTLNLTQGDQLMAIGTGQDFSGGSLSITPFTSLEASLAEHFINQGIAMSDALRQSDDLWSGYLGFDPLKTPVANPTLGPTQANSAGLYGIALAGLSQMAYNIGQTQSLSPGTTNTFGLLIQLQSDLSDGIFNGLQQGSSTPLSYYGYSLTSDTLRKNLAAGILEFLWNTQNKSGLTPLTIDGFANSLALNTSSLFSETPGASAPDPSAPTISVVSPVVGQYYRGTLTIMASASDDLGIGSFLTTSPNLPLSGGSLDQNPLTTSFNTTSVADGSYNLVFTATDYAGHTASQDVQFSVDNTPPTISNLSPTNDQTLTFCAGITESVTVTGTLTDMGSGPNFVSVEETAPTATQLTSSFTISSTNSTTGSFQFTFTVPADGCKSVTYSFSLTGYDNLLNSSTIPYSLTIEN; the protein is encoded by the coding sequence GTGCACGAAACGTTTAAATTCCTGTTCTCCTGCCGGTACGCTTCTGTCCTTCTCTCGCTTTTCGCACTCCTGGCGTCAGGCGGCTGCAACGGCGACAATCTGGACTTTCCCTCCCAGGGGGGACCGTCGGCCACTCTTCTTCAAGGTGTCGCCTTCGATGGTCCGATCCTTCAGGGAACGGTGTCCCTCGAACAATACCCCCCCGGCTCCGGGGTCCTGGCCAGCGGCACAACCGACCAGAACGGAAACTTTTCCTTCACAGCCCCCATGCTGGATAGCACGGCCGTTTATGTCCTGACGGTTTCCAGCGGAAAGACTCTTGATCTTGCCACCGGAAATACCCTGAATCTCACCCAGGGCGATCAGCTGATGGCGATCGGAACCGGGCAGGATTTTTCCGGCGGTTCCCTCAGCATTACGCCCTTTACAAGTCTCGAAGCCTCTCTCGCCGAGCATTTCATCAATCAGGGAATTGCCATGTCCGATGCCCTCCGGCAATCCGACGACCTCTGGTCGGGTTATTTGGGGTTCGATCCGTTAAAGACTCCCGTCGCCAATCCGACCCTGGGCCCGACCCAGGCCAATTCGGCTGGCCTGTATGGCATCGCCCTGGCCGGACTCTCCCAGATGGCTTACAACATCGGGCAAACGCAAAGTCTTTCCCCCGGCACCACCAATACGTTTGGTCTTCTGATCCAGCTTCAGAGCGATCTCTCCGACGGAATTTTCAATGGTCTCCAGCAAGGCTCTTCGACCCCCCTGAGCTATTATGGGTACTCGCTGACTTCGGATACGCTCCGAAAGAATCTGGCTGCAGGCATTCTGGAGTTTCTCTGGAACACCCAGAACAAATCCGGTCTGACCCCCCTGACCATTGACGGATTTGCCAACAGCCTTGCCCTGAACACCTCCTCCCTGTTTTCCGAAACTCCCGGTGCCAGCGCCCCCGATCCCTCCGCACCGACCATCAGCGTTGTCTCGCCGGTCGTCGGACAGTATTACCGGGGAACACTGACGATCATGGCTTCTGCGTCCGACGACCTCGGTATCGGGAGTTTTCTCACCACCTCTCCGAACCTTCCCCTCTCGGGAGGATCTCTCGACCAGAACCCCCTGACGACATCCTTTAACACCACGTCCGTTGCCGACGGCTCGTACAACCTGGTCTTTACCGCCACGGATTATGCCGGTCACACGGCCAGCCAGGACGTCCAGTTTTCCGTCGACAACACCCCACCCACGATTTCGAACCTCTCCCCCACCAATGACCAGACCCTGACCTTCTGTGCGGGAATCACGGAGTCGGTGACCGTGACGGGAACCTTGACGGACATGGGGTCGGGGCCAAATTTTGTATCAGTCGAAGAAACAGCTCCGACAGCAACACAATTAACCTCTTCTTTTACGATATCCAGCACGAATTCCACCACGGGGAGCTTCCAGTTCACCTTTACGGTCCCGGCAGACGGGTGTAAATCCGTCACCTACTCCTTTTCCCTGACGGGGTACGACAATCTCCTTAACTCCTCCACAATCCCTTACAGCCTCACAATCGAAAACTGA